A window of Ignavibacterium sp. contains these coding sequences:
- a CDS encoding AAA family ATPase: MNSNYSELTKEVIEHLKLKRYKLALITSKKLVDTFPENPKSYSLYSEALLENLNPFQALDIINYAVEISSNSPEIRLDRAYILYRLSIYDGALVDNEFYLSDNKKDLKALLLKVKIFAANERFFEALELIEELKNETQNNEELEFLLNLIKTSLNIISGTFQTLQNENEILKQCKSAIEFGHFWFVTVVYKYLFDKFASERFKEELKLLYFISLVSLFRIKEAENYSNELKNTFYSNSTFNETLLKLQTINKYRTTESQPLNIRKVLAQTELKKSQESKVEILSAKFFDLTESLTSGKRKYLLQFDENNLTYLAVELIFRNPFFRKENKIIKGTAIWFLNENEAGRNNFEIELNPEWENIEFVQSWGTELPGFWKSGEGKVEIYFDEVLLCSRKFLIGESEIMNLEANGENVLPEKLLKSETSQPPSVDLYTYHKADSISLENLLNELYEFIGLDNLKQSLVDFLTYLNFVNERRRKGIKTDERLELHCLFLGNPGTGKTSVARLLGKILKSMGVLENGHVIEVDRSGLVGQYIGETAIKTDKIISEALGGILFIDEAYSLKKSNVSSDFGQEAIDTLLKRMEDHKGKFIVIAAGYPSLMNEFIESNPGLRSRFTHTFSFDDYTPSQLVQIFKLFASKEEYELESEAEKFLIKQLEDIYKHRDESFGNARLIRKIFSESKIQLSKRYQSVNEEERLRFSLNKISLEDLKNAFEKIGEINPANNSDIKSVDRILEKINNLIGLDNFKQETNELVKLAKYYLEEGENLSDKINFHFIFAGKNFAGQSIAAKYLSELLYSLKLIQKNELYEFDIRQFIGNNIYQTAETTNKIFDKAKGGIILIKDFDLIFLDKQLNTSIISEFVRVLLKRLQTDAGKIFVIVETDNEFPENIPIEFNPIKTFFTKVIHFEDYTPDEMLDVFISMIGEKKLFLTEASKELLRKFFFHVYRNKDKYPPNTLLLKNILDIIQRKHLLRIADIPRNKRTDEINRSISPDDIEDIIKLEKSKESTASGDYNSSIRKQLDELEMLAGLNDVKHTIFRIINSEKVAALRKERGLAVLPRNLHGLFIGTGGTGKSTIARIYAKILYEMNLIKSDEPLEIERLTIKNFIRNENNLTIENLLTLFDGKVIVLNYAGQFFSIKDSSINNFFNTTLSLLKHYNDKFVLILSDTKTEIEKILNTYPELKTFFTNTFQFNNYTPREMLEIALNLTQQYGYQLDEGAWQLLLDIFNDLYSKNPENGNSKTVLDLIFKAITFQEARIGSKENLSDEDLVTITIDDISRLV, translated from the coding sequence ATGAACAGTAATTATTCCGAACTAACTAAAGAAGTTATCGAACACCTTAAACTGAAACGATATAAACTTGCACTAATTACATCCAAAAAACTTGTTGATACTTTTCCTGAAAATCCTAAATCATACTCACTATATTCCGAAGCTCTACTTGAAAATTTGAATCCATTTCAAGCATTGGATATTATTAACTATGCAGTTGAGATTTCTTCTAATTCTCCGGAAATAAGATTGGATAGAGCTTACATTCTTTATCGATTGAGTATTTATGACGGAGCTCTTGTTGATAATGAATTTTATCTTTCAGATAATAAAAAAGATCTTAAAGCTTTATTATTAAAGGTCAAAATTTTTGCTGCAAATGAAAGATTTTTTGAAGCTCTTGAATTAATAGAAGAACTTAAAAATGAAACTCAGAATAATGAAGAGTTAGAATTTTTATTAAATCTGATAAAGACATCGCTTAATATAATCTCCGGCACTTTCCAAACTCTTCAGAATGAAAATGAGATACTCAAGCAATGTAAATCCGCAATTGAGTTCGGACATTTCTGGTTCGTTACAGTTGTGTACAAATATTTATTTGATAAATTTGCTAGTGAAAGATTCAAAGAAGAACTTAAACTTTTATACTTCATATCTCTCGTTTCACTGTTCCGGATTAAAGAAGCTGAAAATTATTCCAATGAATTAAAAAACACTTTTTATAGCAATTCAACATTCAATGAAACTCTATTAAAACTTCAAACGATTAACAAATATCGAACTACAGAAAGTCAACCTCTTAACATCAGAAAAGTTTTAGCTCAAACAGAGTTAAAAAAATCTCAGGAAAGCAAAGTCGAAATTTTATCAGCAAAATTTTTTGATTTAACCGAAAGTCTAACATCCGGAAAAAGAAAATATCTTTTACAGTTTGATGAGAACAATCTTACTTATCTGGCAGTTGAATTAATTTTTCGAAATCCATTTTTCAGGAAAGAGAATAAAATTATTAAAGGTACTGCAATCTGGTTTTTGAATGAAAATGAGGCCGGTAGAAACAATTTTGAAATTGAGCTTAATCCTGAATGGGAGAACATTGAATTTGTTCAGAGTTGGGGAACAGAATTACCCGGATTTTGGAAATCTGGCGAAGGGAAAGTGGAGATTTATTTTGATGAAGTGCTGCTTTGTTCAAGAAAATTTTTGATTGGCGAATCAGAAATCATGAATCTCGAAGCAAATGGTGAGAATGTACTCCCGGAAAAATTATTGAAATCAGAAACATCTCAGCCCCCTTCAGTTGATTTATATACTTATCACAAAGCAGATTCAATCTCGTTGGAAAATTTGCTGAACGAACTGTATGAATTCATTGGCCTCGATAATTTGAAGCAATCATTAGTAGATTTTCTAACCTACTTGAATTTTGTTAATGAACGAAGAAGAAAAGGAATTAAAACAGACGAAAGACTAGAACTTCACTGTTTGTTTCTCGGAAATCCGGGCACCGGAAAAACATCTGTTGCACGATTACTTGGGAAAATACTCAAGTCAATGGGTGTTCTTGAAAATGGTCATGTTATAGAAGTTGATCGATCAGGTTTGGTGGGACAATATATTGGTGAGACTGCAATCAAAACGGATAAAATTATTTCAGAAGCTTTGGGTGGAATTTTATTTATTGATGAAGCTTACTCATTAAAGAAATCAAATGTCTCATCAGACTTTGGACAGGAAGCCATTGATACCTTATTGAAAAGAATGGAAGATCACAAAGGGAAATTTATTGTAATTGCCGCTGGCTATCCATCTTTGATGAATGAGTTTATTGAATCCAATCCGGGACTTAGGTCAAGATTTACGCATACTTTCTCATTTGATGATTATACTCCTTCACAACTTGTACAGATATTTAAACTCTTCGCTTCTAAAGAAGAATACGAACTCGAAAGTGAGGCAGAAAAATTTTTGATAAAACAATTGGAAGATATTTATAAGCACAGGGATGAATCTTTTGGCAATGCAAGACTTATTAGAAAAATATTTTCCGAAAGTAAAATACAACTGAGTAAACGATATCAATCAGTTAATGAGGAAGAGAGACTCAGATTTTCACTAAATAAAATAAGTCTGGAAGATCTGAAAAATGCTTTTGAAAAAATTGGTGAAATCAATCCAGCAAATAATTCTGATATAAAATCAGTTGACAGAATATTAGAAAAAATAAATAATCTTATTGGGCTCGATAACTTCAAGCAAGAAACAAATGAGCTTGTAAAATTGGCAAAGTATTATTTAGAGGAAGGTGAGAATTTATCCGATAAAATCAATTTCCACTTCATCTTTGCAGGGAAAAATTTTGCAGGACAGAGTATAGCAGCAAAATATCTTAGTGAATTACTTTATTCATTAAAATTAATTCAGAAAAATGAACTTTATGAATTTGATATAAGGCAATTCATCGGAAATAATATTTATCAGACTGCTGAGACTACAAATAAAATCTTTGACAAGGCAAAAGGTGGGATTATACTTATCAAAGATTTTGATTTAATCTTTCTTGACAAACAATTAAACACATCTATCATTTCTGAATTTGTGAGGGTTTTGTTAAAAAGATTACAAACTGATGCTGGTAAGATATTCGTGATAGTCGAAACAGATAATGAATTCCCTGAAAATATTCCCATTGAATTTAACCCGATTAAAACTTTTTTCACAAAAGTAATTCACTTTGAAGATTACACACCCGATGAGATGCTGGATGTTTTTATTTCTATGATTGGTGAAAAAAAATTATTTCTTACTGAAGCAAGCAAAGAACTTTTACGTAAGTTTTTCTTTCATGTTTACCGAAATAAAGATAAGTATCCACCTAACACTTTATTACTAAAAAATATTTTGGACATAATTCAGAGAAAGCATTTATTAAGAATTGCTGATATACCTCGCAACAAAAGAACAGATGAAATTAATAGAAGCATTAGTCCTGATGATATAGAAGACATAATAAAACTGGAGAAGTCAAAAGAGTCCACTGCTTCAGGCGACTATAATTCATCTATCAGAAAACAACTTGATGAATTAGAAATGCTCGCAGGTTTGAATGATGTAAAGCATACTATATTCCGAATTATCAACAGTGAAAAAGTGGCTGCACTAAGAAAAGAAAGAGGTCTGGCAGTTCTCCCGAGAAATCTACACGGACTTTTCATCGGGACAGGTGGAACCGGGAAATCAACTATCGCAAGAATTTATGCAAAAATTTTATATGAGATGAATCTAATTAAATCCGATGAGCCGCTGGAGATTGAAAGACTAACAATTAAAAATTTTATCAGGAATGAAAACAATTTGACTATAGAAAATTTGCTTACACTTTTTGACGGAAAAGTTATTGTGCTGAATTATGCAGGACAATTTTTTTCAATTAAAGATTCATCGATTAACAATTTCTTTAATACCACTTTAAGTTTATTAAAACATTATAATGATAAATTTGTGTTAATTCTTTCTGATACAAAAACAGAAATTGAGAAAATTCTGAATACGTACCCTGAATTAAAAACATTTTTTACAAATACTTTTCAGTTTAATAATTATACTCCTCGTGAAATGCTTGAAATAGCTCTCAACCTCACACAACAATATGGTTACCAACTTGATGAAGGTGCATGGCAGTTGTTGCTGGATATCTTTAATGATCTTTATTCAAAAAATCCTGAAAATGGAAATTCCAAAACTGTTCTGGATTTAATATTTAAAGCGATTACTTTTCAGGAAGCAAGAATCGGGAGTAAAGAAAATCTTTCTGACGAAGATTTGGTAACAATTACTATTGATGATATTTCCAGGTTAGTTTAA
- a CDS encoding metallophosphoesterase: MVAVIGDVHGCFFTLTKLIEEVEKKYPQAEIYLVGDLVDRGKHSCEVMDFVAERKIKFTAGNHDYMFYHHFRFPHSTLAEAWFNNGAEFTLKSYENRFERIHEHIELIIKAPLFFNLEDCFISHAGISIFYKDLINEDVLKDDSKLAEILKEDLETDIGVLWYRGPLLNIGKLQVVGHTRMFEPRYVKENNSLYIDTAAIAGNKLTAGIIDKNNIVDFVSVKTESADLY, translated from the coding sequence ATGGTTGCAGTAATCGGAGATGTTCACGGCTGTTTTTTTACTCTCACTAAACTTATTGAAGAAGTAGAAAAAAAATATCCTCAGGCAGAAATTTATCTCGTCGGCGATTTGGTTGATCGTGGTAAGCATAGCTGTGAAGTAATGGATTTTGTAGCTGAAAGGAAAATCAAATTCACTGCAGGTAATCACGATTATATGTTTTATCATCATTTCAGATTTCCTCATTCAACACTTGCTGAAGCCTGGTTTAATAACGGTGCTGAATTTACTTTGAAATCCTATGAAAATCGTTTTGAAAGAATTCATGAACACATTGAATTAATTATTAAAGCTCCGCTTTTCTTCAATCTTGAAGATTGTTTCATATCGCACGCGGGCATATCCATCTTTTATAAAGATTTAATTAATGAAGATGTGTTAAAAGATGATTCCAAATTGGCGGAAATCCTTAAAGAAGATTTAGAAACCGATATTGGAGTTCTTTGGTACAGAGGACCTTTGCTTAATATTGGTAAACTACAGGTTGTCGGTCATACAAGAATGTTCGAACCAAGATATGTTAAGGAAAATAATTCTCTTTACATAGATACAGCAGCAATTGCAGGCAATAAACTGACAGCCGGAATTATTGATAAAAATAATATAGTAGATTTTGTCTCCGTTAAGACAGAATCAGCAGATCTTTATTAA